The nucleotide window GGCAGCGTGCACCATCCACGTGCGGGAACGGCGGCTGGCCCTGCCGAGGCTGCCGGAAGCGTTCATCGGCTTCCGCATCCTACACCTGAGCGACCTGCACATAGATTTTCACCGCCCCATCACCGACGCACTTATCGAGCGTGTGCAGGGACTGCATTATGACGTGTCCGTCATTACGGGCGATATTCGAGGCGAGACCTGGGGCGACTTCGACGACACCCTCCGCGAGATGGAACGGCTCATGCCGCACCTGCGCCCGCCCGTCTATGGCATCCTGGGCAATCACGACTTCATCGCCATGGCGCCGCCCCTCGAGACGATGGGCCTGCGCATGCTCCTGAATGAGCATGTCATGATTGAGCGGGGCGGCGCAACGCTCTGCATCGCGGGCATTGACGACCCGCATTTTTACGAGGCGGACAATTTCGAGAAGGCGCTGGGCGGCGTCCCGCCCGGCGCGGTCAAAATACTCCTGTCACACTCGGCGGAGCCCTACCTGAAAGCGCTCGCCTGCGGGATTGACTATATGCTTTGCGGCCACACGCACGGCGGCCAGATCCGCCTGCCTTGGGGCCGCCCGCTGCTGCGCAACGCGAAACAACCCCTGTCCATGCTCTATGGGCCCTGGGAATTCGAGACGCTTCGCGGCTATACGACCTCGGGCGTCGGGTGCAGCCTGGCGCCCATCCGCCTGCGCGCGCCCGCCGAAATCGTCATTCACCAGCTTGACCGCGGCGACACGTAACGAATGTATGCAGTCGCCGGTATTCTCTGACGCGGACGTGCAGTGTTCTGACCCCGCACTGACACGCTTACTGGCTGTTGGACGTCAACACCTTGCGTCCAACGCCCGTCGTTGCTGCGTTGGAGGCCGGTCTTTCGCGGCGGCGGCGGGCATTTTTCTTGCCTCGCGGGTCAAAGACACACGGATTGAAACCACAGACAGCCCGCCGCGATGCCGAGCGTCGCCACTGTGACCGGAATGCCCGTCTTGGCGTGGTCCAGCCACGATATGCGCACGCCCAGCCGCTCCGCCTGGTCCACCACGATGATGTTGGCGATGCTGCCCACGATGAACAGATTGCCCGCCAGTGTGCTGGCCAACGCCAGAATAGGCCCCGCAAGAGGGTGCGTTGCCGCGGGCAGCAACAGCATGACGGCAGGCACGTTCGAAACCAG belongs to Candidatus Hydrogenedentota bacterium and includes:
- a CDS encoding metallophosphoesterase family protein, which produces MTHTDEDLLRRRVGEYHYRLRTRIEAYHAAQVIGQGLTWLHPENVPYLRALLHFGLGCTGLYWRGYRAACTIHVRERRLALPRLPEAFIGFRILHLSDLHIDFHRPITDALIERVQGLHYDVSVITGDIRGETWGDFDDTLREMERLMPHLRPPVYGILGNHDFIAMAPPLETMGLRMLLNEHVMIERGGATLCIAGIDDPHFYEADNFEKALGGVPPGAVKILLSHSAEPYLKALACGIDYMLCGHTHGGQIRLPWGRPLLRNAKQPLSMLYGPWEFETLRGYTTSGVGCSLAPIRLRAPAEIVIHQLDRGDT